A window from Bufo bufo chromosome 1, aBufBuf1.1, whole genome shotgun sequence encodes these proteins:
- the DNMT1 gene encoding DNA (cytosine-5)-methyltransferase 1, whose translation MPAQASSPALPADVRKRLKALDKEQDRLSEKECVEQKLSLVLEYLEADVKAELTDLEAKLNKEELSEERYLKKVKVLLGKELGIENGALNGETNGCSPNGTCGSEEEDVEMEAVTPSSKGRRGRKSKTNGENKKSSSRSRPAKSGSKQPTILSMFSKGPGKRKSEDVNGDVKLENEVSEEEPAEEEQVEKRLKVEPKEEDGPVKEETPKPKSVQAPKTPPPKCMDCRQYLDDPDLKYFQGDPDDALEEPEMLTDERLSLFDANEDGFESYEDLPQHKVTCFSIYDKKGHLCPFDTGLIEKNVELYFSGVVKPIYDDNPSLDGGVRAKKLGPINAWWITGFDGGERALIGFTTAFADYFLMDPSEEYSIIFALMQEKIYMSKIVVEFLQNNPDVAYEDLLNKIETTVPPAGLNFNRFTEDSLLRHAQFVVEQVESYDDAADSDEQPVIITPCMRDLIKLAGVTLGKRRAVRRQAIRHPTKIVKDKGPTKATTTRLVCHIFDTFFSEQIENDDEKENSKRRRCGVCEVCQQPDCGKCRACQDMVKFGGAGRNKQACLQRRCPNLAVKEADEDEELDDNIPEMPSPKKILQGRKKKQEKKNRISWRGEPVKVEGKKEYYLKVSIDDEILEVGDCVSVSPDNPTEPLYLARITSMWEDANGPMFHAHWFCLSTDTVLGATSDPLELFLVDECEDMQLSFIHGKVNVVYKAPSENWFMEGGADQYENMVEDDGKSYFYQLWYDPEYSRFETPPKVQPTEDNKYKFCTSCTRLAEIRQREMPRVFDIAEDLDGKVCYNMATKNGVQYKIGDGVLLLPDAYNFSVKLGSPVKRSHRKEDVDEDLYPEYYRKSSDYIKGSNLDAPEPYRLGRIKEIYCNKRSNGKPNEADVKLRVYKFYRPENTHKGLKASYHADINLLYWSDEYALVDLKDVQGRCTIEYGEDLTESLQEYSAGGADRFYFLEAYNAKTKSFEDPPNHARSAINKGKGKGKGKGKGKMSSAQSEDDRRPEDRVPKLHTLDVFSGCGGLSEGFHQAGVSETKWAIEMWDPAAQAFRLNNPGATVFTEDCNVLLKLVMSGEKTNSLGQRLPQKGDVEMLCGGPPCQGFSGMNRFNSRTYSKFKNSLVVSYLSYCDYYRPKFFLLENVRNFVSFKSSMVLKLTLRCLVRMGYQCTFGVLQAGQYGVAQTRRRAIVLAAAPGEKLPMFPEPLHVFAPRACQLSVVVDEKKYVSNITRTNSSLFRTITVRDTMSDLPEIRNGASALEISYNGEPQSWFQRQIRGSQYQPILRDHVCKDMSALVAARMRHIPLAPGSDWRDLPNIEVRLSDGTTSRKLRYSHSDKKNGRSSTGALRGVCCCAEGKQCDPADRQFNTLIPWCLPHTGNRHNHWAGLYGRLEWDGFFSTTVTNPEPMGKQGRVLHPEQHRVVSVRECARSQGFPDTYRLFGNVLDKHRQVGNAVPPPLSKSIGLEIKACVLAKLKEKETDVVKQEKMEMD comes from the exons ATGCCTGCCCAGGCCTCCTCTCCCGCCTTGCCCGCTGACGTCAGAAAGCG GCTGAAGGCTTTGGATAAAGAACAGGACAGGCTGTCTGAGAAG GAATGTGTAGAGCAGAAGCTGAGTCTGGTGCTGGAGTACCTGGAAGCAGATGTGAAGGCTGAACTGACCGACCTGGAAGCCAAGCTGAACAAAGAGGAGCTGTCTGAG GAACGGTATCTGAAAAAGGTGAAGGTCCTGCTCGGGAAAGAACTAGGCATTGAGAACGGGGCTCTGAATGGCGAGACTAATGGCTGCTCTCCAAACGGCACTTGTGGTAGTGAAGAGGAGGATGTGGAGATGGAGGCGGTGACGCCTAGTTCTAAGGGGCGCAGGGGCAGGAAAAGCAAGACTAATGGAGAAAACAAAA agtCTTCTAGCCGTAGCCGACCTGCGAAAAGTGGAAGCAAACAGCCAACCATCCTGTCTATGTTCTCCAAAGG TCCAGGGAAGCGCAAGTCTGAAGATGTCAATGGTGATGTGAAACTGGAAAATGAGGTGTCGGAAGAGGAGCCCGCTGAAGAG gagCAAGTGGAGAAGAGGCTGAAAGTGGAGCCAAAGGAGGAAGACGG acctGTCAAAGAGGAAACTCCAAAGCCCAAATCTGTTCAGGCGCCAAAG ACACCACCTCCAAAGTGTATGGACTGCAGGCAATATCTTGATGACCCTGATCTTAAGTACTTTCAGGGTGACCCAGATGATGCG CTGGAGGAACCAGAGATGTTAACCGATGAGCGCTTGTCGCTGTTTGATGCCAATGAAGATGGGTTTGAGAGCTATGAGGATCTTCCCCAGCACAAGGTCACCTGCTTCAG CATTTACGACAAGAAGGGACATCTCTGTCCTTTCGATACTGGCCTGATTGAGAAGAATGTGGAGCTATACTTCAGTGGTGTTGTGAAGCCCATATATGATGACAATCCGTCTCTGGATG gagGAGTAAGGGCGAAGAAGCTAGGACCCATTAATGCCTGGTGGATAACTGGCTTTGATGGAGGAGAAAGGGCTTTGATTGGGTTTACAACAG CTTTTGCCGATTACTTCCTTATGGACCCCAGTGAGGAGTACAGCATAATCTTTGCCTTGATGCAAGAGAAGATCTATATGAGCAAAATAGTGGTTGAATTCCTGCAAAACAATCCAGATGTTGCCTATGAAGATCTGCTGAACAAGATTGAG ACGACCGTCCCTCCGGCAGGACTGAACTTCAACCGCTTCACTGAAGACTCTCTCCTGAGGCATGCGCAGTTTGTGGTGGAGCAGGTGGAGAGCTACGATGATGCTGCTGACAGTGATGAGCAGCCGGTCATCATCACTCCCTGCATGAGGGACCTGATCAAACTTGCTGGGGTCACACTGGGAAAGAG ACGAGCTGTAAGGAGACAAGCGATCAGACATCCTACCAAGATTGTTAAGGACAAGGGGCCAACAAAGGCCACCACAACCAGGCTGGTGTGCCATATCTTCGACACTTTCTTCTCTGAACAGATTGAGAACGATGATGAAAAGGAGAACTCAAAGCGAAGGCGCTGTGGAGTATGTGAG GTATGCCAGCAGCCAGACTGTGGCAAATGTAGAGCTTGCCAAGACATGGTGAAGTTTGGAGGAGCAGGCCGCAATAAACAAGCTTGTCTCCAGAGGAG GTGTCCAAATCTGGCTGTTAAGGAGGCTGATGAAGATGAGGAGCTGGATGACAATATCCCTGAAATGCCTTCTCCCAAGAAGATCCTCCAGGGTCGTAAGAAGAAACAGGAGAAAAAGAACAGAATCTCTTGGCGTGGGGAACCAGTCAAG GTTGAAGGGAAGAAGGAATATTACCTTAAAGTTTCTATTGATGACGAGATCCTTGAAGTTGGTGACTGTGTATCTGTGAGTCCGGATAATCCCACAGAACCTCTGTATTTGGCAAG AATTACATCTATGTGGGAAGATGCCAATGGCCCCATGTTCCATGCACACTGGTTCTGCCTGAGTACAGACACCGTCCTGGGAGCCACGTCTGATCCTCTAGAACTTTTCCTTGTGGATGAATGTGAAGACATGCAGTTGTCGTTTATTCATGGCAAGGTTAATGTGGTCTACAAAGCTCCATCAGAAAACTGGTTTATGGAG GGTGGCGCTGACCAGTATGAGAACATGGTGGAAGATGATGGAAAATCCTACTTCTACCAGTTGTGGTATGATCCAGAGTATTCTCGGTTTGAGACTCCTCCAAAGGTGCAGCCAACAGAGGACAACAAGTACAA GTTTTGTACCAGCTGTACCAGGCTAGCAGAAATAAGGCAGAGGGAGATGCCCAGGGTGTTTGACATCGCTGAAGATTTGGATGGAAAAGTCTGCTACAACATGGCCACAAAGAACGGCGTCCAGTACAAGATTGGCGATGGAGTCTTACTCCTGCCTGATGCTTATAACTTTAG TGTCAAACTGGGCAGTCCGGTGAAGAGGTCTCACAGGAAAGAAGATGTGGATGAAGATCTGTACCCCGAGTATTACCGCAAGTCCTCAGACTACATCAAGGGTAGTAATCTGGATGCCCCAGAGCCATACCGGCTAGGCCGCATCAAGGAGATTTACTGCAACAAAAGAAGCAATGGGAAGCCCAACGAGGCGGACGTCAAACTGCGGGTGTACAAGTTCTACAG GCCTGAAAACACCCACAAGGGCTTGAAGGCAAGTTACCATGCAGACATCAACTTGCTGTACTGGAGCGATGAGTATGCACTGGTGGACTTGAAAGACGTTCAGGGGCGCTGTACCATAGAATATGGGGAGGATCTGACTGAGTCTTTACAGGAATACTCCGCTGGAGGAGCGGACAGGTTCTACTTCCTGGAG GCTTACAATGCAAAAACCAAGTCCTTTGAAGATCCACCTAATCATGCCCGTAGCGCTATCAACAAAGGCAAGGGGAAGGGCAAAGGAAAAG GAAAGGGAAAAATGTCATCGGCACAGTCTGAAGATGACAGGAGGCCGgaggatcgcgtgcctaaactccATACTCTGGACGTGTTCTCTGGCTGCGGTGGTCTGTCTGAAGGCTTCCACCAAGCAG GTGTTTCAGAGACTAAATGGGCCATAGAGATGTGGGACCCAGCTGCACAAGCCTTCCGACTGAATAATCCAGGGGCCACAGTGTTTACGGAGGACTGTAATGTCCTGCTGAAGCTGGTCATGTCGGGGGAGAAGACTAACTCTCTGGGCCAGCGGCTACCTCAGAAGGGAGATGTTGAAATGTTGTGTGGGGGCCCACCCTGCCAAGGCTTCAGTGGGATGAACAGATTCAACTCCAGAACCTATTCCAAGTTCAAGAACTCCTTAGTGGTTTCTTATCTCAG TTACTGTGACTATTATCGGCCAAAGTTCTTCCTGCTGGAAAATGTGAGGAACTTTGTTTCGTTTAAGAGCTCCATGGTGCTGAAACTAACCCTGCGCTGTCTTGTCCGGATGGGATACCAGTGTACCTTTGGCGTGCTGCAG GCCGGCCAGTATGGTGTGGCACAGACCCGTAGAAGAGCCATCGTTCTTGCTGCTGCCCCAGGGGAGAAGTTACCAATGTTCCCTGAGCCCTTGCATGTGTTTGCCCCTCGTGCCTGCCAGCTGAGTGTTGTGGTGGATGAGAAGAAATATGTGAGCAACATTACAAG GACAAACTCCAGCCTCTTCAGAACAATCACTGTGCGGGATACTATGTCAGACCTGCCCGAGATCCGTAACGGAGCTTCTGCCCTTGAAATTTCCTATAACGGCGAGCCTCAGTCGTGGTTTCAGAGGCAAATTAGAGGCTCACAATATCAGCCAATTCTCAGGGACCACGTATGCAAG GACATGAGCGCCCTGGTAGCTGCCAGAATGAGGCACATACCTCTTGCGCCTGGCTCAGACTGGCGAGATCTGCCTAACATCGAGGTTCGCTTATCTGATGGCACAACCTCCCGCAAGCTTCGGTACAGTCACAGTGACAAGAAGAATGGGCGCAGCAGCACTGGAGCGCTGAGGGGTGTCTGTTGCTGTGCTGAAG GTAAACAGTGTGACCCTGCAGACCGCCAGTTCAACACACTCATTCCCTGGTGCCTGCCACACACCGGGAACAGACACAATCACTGGGCAGGCTTGTACGGCAGGTTGGAGTGGGACGGCTTCTTCAGCACAACAGTCACTAACCCTGAGCCTATGGGTAAACAG GGTCGTGTCCTCCACCCAGAGCAGCACCGTGTGGTAAGCGTAAGGGAGTGTGCCCGATCTCAAGGCTTCCCGGACACCTACAGACTGTTTGGAAACGTCTTGGACAAACACAGACAG GTGGGTAATGCCGTGCCACCGCCGCTGTCCAAATCAATTGGCTTGGAGATCAAGGCCTGCGTCTTGGCAAAGCTCAAGGAGAAAGAAACAG ATGTTGTAAAGCAGGAGAAGATGGAGATGGATTAA